Proteins encoded together in one Terriglobus saanensis SP1PR4 window:
- a CDS encoding TrmH family RNA methyltransferase encodes MQRRIWAMTAVVTSKTNPRVKQLRAAFEGRRKLAEGQIAMEGPHLMAEALRSGMELKAIFVREDARELLSQLDLAEENAVVLSREVFASAVATESSQGIAALAYPPEARMPKRSDGLFLVLERLQDPGNLGTLVRSAEAFGAAAVLCLPGTADVWNQKALRASAGSAFRIPVIAVEIERLFALQNAGMRFIAAVAREGGTPEAIDLRGGCAVMIGNEGAGLSVELLALSDERATIPCPGAVESLNAAVAGSLLLYAASVQRRQT; translated from the coding sequence GTGCAGCGTAGAATCTGGGCTATGACGGCGGTGGTCACGAGCAAGACAAATCCCAGGGTGAAGCAGCTGCGAGCAGCCTTTGAAGGGCGTCGAAAGCTGGCCGAAGGCCAGATCGCAATGGAAGGCCCTCACCTGATGGCTGAGGCCTTGCGGAGTGGTATGGAGCTGAAAGCCATCTTCGTCCGTGAGGATGCCCGGGAACTCCTTTCTCAACTGGATTTAGCAGAGGAGAACGCGGTGGTGCTGTCGCGCGAGGTCTTTGCCAGCGCGGTGGCGACGGAGAGCTCCCAGGGGATCGCCGCGCTGGCGTATCCCCCCGAAGCACGCATGCCGAAGAGGTCTGACGGACTTTTTCTTGTGCTTGAGCGTCTCCAGGACCCGGGAAATCTCGGAACTCTGGTGCGATCGGCGGAGGCGTTTGGAGCTGCCGCTGTACTCTGCCTGCCGGGGACGGCGGATGTGTGGAACCAAAAGGCACTGCGCGCGTCGGCGGGATCTGCGTTTCGGATTCCTGTAATTGCGGTAGAGATCGAGCGTCTGTTCGCTTTGCAGAACGCTGGAATGCGGTTCATTGCTGCGGTAGCTCGCGAAGGTGGCACTCCCGAAGCCATCGACCTGCGGGGAGGGTGCGCCGTGATGATTGGCAACGAAGGGGCCGGGTTGAGCGTGGAGTTGCTGGCGCTCTCCGACGAACGCGCGACGATTCCCTGCCCCGGCGCAGTGGAGAGTTTGAACGCAGCGGTCGCGGGATCGCTTCTGCTCTATGCGGCTTCAGTACAGCGGAGGCAGACCTGA
- a CDS encoding DsbA family protein, with amino-acid sequence MRLRNLFASFTLISAFAFGAPMQAQFAGTGPRDSFRDTSILRPKAGSKVSVIVFEDLGCPACAHAHPIEIEATQKYHVPLIRYDFPIAAHIWTFDGAVFARYLQDKVNPTLASEYRSAVFASQMSIGSKDDLRNFTTHWMQQHGQQMPFVIDPAGELAAKVKADFDLGRRLNVMFTPTVVVVTNNGYQVVCGTKEGPSDPTQLSAVIQGAIAQTKSVSSTTPAHPR; translated from the coding sequence ATGCGTCTAAGGAATTTGTTCGCGTCATTCACACTTATCTCCGCTTTCGCTTTCGGTGCGCCCATGCAGGCGCAGTTTGCAGGTACGGGGCCAAGGGATAGCTTCCGAGATACTTCGATTCTCCGGCCGAAAGCAGGGAGCAAGGTATCGGTAATCGTCTTTGAAGATCTGGGCTGCCCCGCCTGCGCACACGCTCATCCGATCGAGATCGAGGCCACGCAGAAATATCATGTGCCTTTGATCCGCTATGACTTTCCCATTGCGGCTCATATCTGGACCTTCGATGGAGCCGTCTTTGCGCGCTATCTTCAGGACAAGGTCAATCCCACGCTTGCCAGTGAATACAGAAGTGCAGTCTTTGCCTCGCAGATGTCGATTGGGAGTAAAGACGATCTGCGCAATTTCACGACTCACTGGATGCAGCAGCACGGCCAGCAAATGCCTTTTGTGATCGATCCTGCAGGGGAGTTAGCAGCGAAAGTAAAGGCTGACTTCGACCTGGGTCGGCGCTTGAATGTGATGTTTACTCCGACGGTGGTGGTCGTCACCAATAATGGTTATCAGGTAGTGTGCGGGACAAAAGAAGGACCCAGCGATCCCACCCAACTGTCTGCGGTGATCCAGGGTGCGATTGCGCAGACGAAGTCCGTGTCTTCTACAACCCCAGCGCATCCGCGATAA
- a CDS encoding heme-binding protein has product MSNNRPTTRASAPFDIEHPKLGPLREFPGSWMGQGFNLIARPDFKHGKPFFLEINSTLEDLQFTLIGGDIPDRGSEQVDINVHGLSYLQKVADGATHGALHIETGMWINVPATTDPKEPQTVVRQSTIPHGNSLLAQSTFITEVKGGPTINPVDSFPFTDDTIPGLNTPAQKIITDPDYVGPYLSAPLPPFLPQGLDAKATNRNPNLALLAAIKDQNITHTTVIQVSTVAAQGSTGILNIPFIVRNANALQMDAIFWIETVQPTDGEPFLQLQYVQRVILDFPPKPGAPIIHWPHITVATLVKQ; this is encoded by the coding sequence ATGTCCAACAATCGCCCCACAACTAGAGCCTCTGCACCCTTTGACATTGAGCATCCCAAACTCGGGCCACTCCGCGAATTTCCGGGAAGCTGGATGGGACAAGGATTCAACCTGATTGCACGTCCAGATTTCAAGCACGGAAAACCATTCTTTCTTGAGATTAATAGCACTCTTGAGGATCTCCAGTTCACACTTATCGGCGGCGATATTCCCGATCGGGGCTCCGAGCAGGTTGATATCAATGTGCACGGTTTGAGTTACCTGCAGAAGGTAGCGGATGGGGCGACTCATGGAGCGCTACATATCGAAACAGGTATGTGGATCAATGTCCCGGCGACCACGGACCCCAAAGAACCACAAACGGTGGTGCGCCAATCCACCATTCCGCACGGCAATTCGCTGCTGGCACAGAGCACATTCATTACTGAAGTCAAAGGGGGACCAACAATCAATCCGGTCGATTCCTTTCCTTTCACGGACGACACCATTCCGGGATTAAATACACCAGCCCAGAAAATCATCACCGATCCGGATTATGTGGGGCCGTATCTTAGTGCGCCACTGCCTCCATTTTTGCCGCAGGGGCTCGATGCCAAAGCGACCAACCGAAATCCGAACCTCGCTCTGCTGGCGGCGATCAAAGATCAGAACATTACACATACCACTGTGATTCAGGTCTCTACCGTTGCTGCTCAAGGCTCAACGGGAATTCTGAATATTCCCTTTATCGTTCGAAATGCCAATGCGTTGCAGATGGATGCCATCTTCTGGATTGAAACCGTACAACCCACAGATGGCGAGCCATTCCTGCAACTGCAGTATGTACAGCGGGTCATTCTGGACTTTCCACCGAAACCCGGCGCTCCGATTATTCACTGGCCCCATATCACCGTGGCAACACTTGTGAAGCAGTAA
- a CDS encoding RNA polymerase sigma factor: protein MPPPNPPMGEDLILLSQVQRGDERAMAALYDRYSKIVYSVALRVLRDPAAAEDVLQEVFMQIWRNPDSFASSRGSMGGWLAVVARNRSIDVLRRRKPQDSVDDVVLSSKFNLAEDSQRNLMMEKVRALIGTLPMDQRNTLEMAFFDGLTHSEIAETTGDPLGTVKTRIRAALIVLRKAMQ from the coding sequence ATGCCGCCACCAAACCCTCCGATGGGAGAGGACCTTATTCTCCTGTCTCAGGTGCAGCGTGGCGACGAACGTGCGATGGCGGCCTTGTACGATCGATATTCGAAGATCGTCTATTCCGTTGCTTTGCGTGTACTGCGCGACCCGGCGGCAGCCGAAGATGTTTTACAGGAAGTTTTCATGCAGATTTGGCGCAATCCCGACAGTTTCGCGAGCAGCCGTGGAAGTATGGGCGGATGGCTGGCTGTAGTTGCGCGGAACCGCTCGATCGATGTGCTTCGCAGGCGGAAGCCGCAGGATTCGGTAGACGATGTCGTTCTTTCTTCAAAGTTCAATCTGGCAGAGGACTCGCAGCGCAATCTAATGATGGAAAAGGTGCGTGCGCTGATCGGCACGCTCCCCATGGACCAGCGCAATACGCTGGAGATGGCCTTCTTCGATGGTCTGACACACTCTGAGATTGCTGAGACAACCGGGGACCCCCTTGGCACCGTGAAGACGCGGATACGCGCAGCACTGATTGTGCTGAGAAAGGCTATGCAGTGA
- a CDS encoding replication-associated recombination protein A, with product MDLFGAETQPKRTEERIARDAPLPERMRPRTLDEFAGQTHLVGKDGPLRLQLERDDPASMIFWGPPGTGKTTLAKIVARMTQASFIEFSAVMSGIKEIKQVMVDAEKAAAMGSRTILFIDEIHRFNKAQQDAFLPYVERGTLRLIGATTENPSFEINAALLSRCRVYTLRGLSESEVIVLMQRALADEERGLGAMHLGTAEGSLEMIASYASGDARYALNALEMATRIASARGDGALTKETVGEALQQRVLLYDKRGEQHYDLISALHKSVRNSDADAALYWLTRMLEAGEDAMYVARRVVRMAVEDIGLAAPEALNLCLSARDAMHFLGSPEGELALAQAVVYLALAPKSNAVYMAYAAVKADVASTAAEPVPLHLRNAPTKLMKELDYGKGYEYAHDVEGKVAAMECLPPSLAGRRYYHPTNDGREKLLAQRMEEIRRLRERR from the coding sequence ATGGACCTTTTTGGCGCAGAGACGCAGCCGAAGCGCACCGAAGAACGGATTGCGCGAGACGCTCCATTGCCGGAGCGTATGCGGCCTCGTACTCTGGATGAGTTTGCCGGGCAGACTCATCTGGTCGGGAAGGATGGGCCGCTACGTCTACAACTGGAGCGCGACGATCCTGCTTCCATGATCTTCTGGGGGCCGCCGGGTACGGGTAAGACGACGCTGGCGAAGATCGTGGCGCGCATGACACAGGCCAGCTTTATCGAATTTTCCGCGGTGATGAGCGGCATCAAAGAGATCAAGCAGGTTATGGTGGACGCGGAGAAAGCAGCGGCGATGGGGTCGCGCACGATCCTCTTCATCGACGAGATTCATCGGTTCAATAAGGCGCAGCAGGATGCCTTTCTACCTTATGTCGAACGTGGAACGCTGCGGCTGATTGGCGCGACCACGGAGAATCCTTCGTTCGAGATCAATGCGGCTTTGTTGTCGCGATGCCGCGTGTATACGCTCCGTGGATTGTCGGAGAGCGAAGTGATCGTGCTGATGCAGAGAGCGTTAGCCGATGAAGAACGCGGCCTTGGGGCGATGCATCTGGGGACGGCAGAAGGCTCGCTGGAGATGATTGCGAGCTACGCCAGCGGGGATGCGCGTTACGCCCTGAATGCGCTGGAAATGGCCACACGCATTGCGTCGGCACGCGGTGACGGGGCATTGACCAAGGAGACCGTTGGCGAGGCCCTGCAGCAGCGCGTCCTACTCTACGACAAGCGCGGGGAGCAGCACTACGATCTGATCTCCGCGCTGCATAAGAGCGTGCGCAACTCGGACGCGGACGCTGCGCTCTACTGGTTAACGAGGATGCTCGAAGCGGGTGAAGACGCGATGTACGTGGCCCGGCGCGTGGTACGGATGGCCGTGGAAGATATCGGCCTGGCGGCTCCTGAGGCCTTGAACCTCTGCCTTAGCGCTCGTGATGCCATGCATTTTCTTGGGTCTCCTGAGGGAGAGCTTGCGCTGGCACAGGCCGTGGTTTATCTGGCGCTCGCGCCGAAATCGAATGCGGTCTATATGGCGTATGCTGCTGTCAAGGCCGATGTGGCCTCGACAGCAGCAGAGCCTGTCCCACTGCATCTGCGGAACGCGCCAACAAAGTTGATGAAGGAACTCGATTACGGCAAGGGATACGAATACGCGCACGATGTAGAAGGAAAGGTGGCTGCGATGGAGTGCCTGCCGCCTTCACTTGCAGGTCGCCGGTATTACCACCCTACGAACGATGGGCGAGAGAAATTACTGGCACAGCGCATGGAAGAGATCCGACGGCTGCGCGAACGACGCTAA
- a CDS encoding YncE family protein: MSSFIARSAGSAALAATLLALAGCGATYRPVVSAINPVGPATQTTKYAVAVSDRGNGAAGLLTIVDVFGDTLLVNADLGTYPSYFALGSSGSDGYVLHCQRDATGTPVTGKCNDTIDAFSVSPTLMTNAIQHTSLIVGSNPISAVANASFLYAAQPGSSTVSSSTIGQPPAFRQQLPTGLNPIYVVVFPSSSASTNANRLYALAQGATPGVSTGTATAIESSTNTISNTITVGRNPVYGIMNVDGRRAFVVNKTDGTVSVINTQTNALDITSALPAATIAVGANPVWADLANNINEMVVLNAGDGTTAGSLSILSIPLCSSITAVGDVNCDTANPIDAVGFGTVLGTVPVGVNPVMVTVLQDVNKAYIANQNGTVTVVDLTTLKATKTITVGGTLNWIVATSGTPTGKVYVTASDTQNLTIINTNTDTITTTIPLLGTGVAVRVTAQ, translated from the coding sequence ATGAGTTCATTCATCGCACGATCTGCTGGTAGCGCTGCACTTGCGGCAACCCTGCTCGCGCTCGCAGGTTGCGGAGCCACCTATCGCCCCGTCGTGAGTGCGATCAATCCAGTTGGTCCCGCCACCCAGACGACAAAATATGCTGTCGCCGTTTCAGATCGAGGAAATGGTGCGGCGGGTCTTTTGACGATCGTCGATGTCTTTGGAGACACACTCCTCGTCAACGCCGATCTTGGAACCTACCCTAGCTATTTTGCCCTCGGCTCCTCCGGCTCGGATGGATATGTTCTTCACTGTCAGCGAGATGCGACGGGTACCCCTGTCACTGGCAAGTGCAACGACACTATCGATGCATTTTCTGTCTCCCCTACGTTGATGACCAATGCGATTCAACATACTTCCCTGATCGTTGGCTCCAACCCCATCTCCGCAGTGGCCAACGCCAGCTTCTTGTATGCAGCTCAGCCAGGTAGTTCCACCGTTTCTTCGTCGACGATCGGCCAGCCGCCAGCCTTCCGGCAGCAGCTTCCCACTGGCTTGAATCCGATTTATGTCGTAGTCTTCCCCAGTTCCAGTGCTTCCACCAATGCGAACCGTCTCTACGCACTGGCACAGGGGGCTACGCCGGGCGTTAGCACAGGCACGGCCACAGCGATTGAATCTTCCACGAACACCATCTCAAACACCATCACCGTCGGTCGCAATCCCGTCTACGGCATCATGAACGTCGACGGTCGTCGCGCTTTCGTCGTCAATAAGACCGACGGCACCGTTTCGGTGATCAATACGCAGACCAACGCACTCGACATCACCTCTGCGCTTCCCGCCGCAACCATTGCGGTCGGCGCGAATCCTGTGTGGGCCGATCTTGCCAACAATATCAACGAAATGGTTGTGCTCAACGCAGGGGATGGTACAACGGCAGGCTCTCTCAGTATTTTGAGTATTCCCCTCTGCTCAAGCATCACCGCCGTTGGCGATGTCAACTGCGACACCGCAAACCCCATTGATGCAGTCGGCTTTGGCACAGTTCTCGGAACGGTCCCGGTCGGTGTCAATCCTGTCATGGTGACTGTCCTGCAGGATGTGAATAAGGCCTACATTGCGAATCAGAATGGTACGGTTACGGTGGTTGATCTGACCACCCTGAAGGCTACTAAGACGATCACGGTAGGCGGAACCCTGAACTGGATCGTAGCCACCAGCGGAACGCCTACAGGCAAGGTATATGTCACCGCTTCGGACACCCAGAACCTCACGATCATCAACACGAATACGGATACCATCACCACCACGATTCCTCTCCTTGGAACAGGCGTAGCGGTCCGCGTCACGGCTCAGTAA
- a CDS encoding protein-disulfide reductase DsbD family protein, producing the protein MRFFRPIVASVLFALGVGAQAGSQITAVGNGGPGPFKADHLTVELIASQHEIAQGGEVTLGLVFTLEEHWHVYWKNAGDSGEPPKAVWTVPHDLTVDELRFPAPQRLPLAPLMDFGYEDAVTFPITVHAAKNAKLSTKPIHLTAKVDWLVCSNRCLPGKANLGIDLKIVPAVQAERVKTDSTAAMAVGPLASALSHLPKPLLADFRTEVVGTPKEFVLTFHTGTKETDGEFYPFVQDQILNAADQETEPLDDGIRIHIQRSPDLKELPKTLHGLVKLSDDESYEIDSPIKPGTAAPKTSATSATPSNAMGALTAIGLAFLGGIILNLMPCVFPVLFLKALALVKNHGAERKEALRHGLVYTLGIVVSFWAILAILLALRAGGSELGWGFQMQSPGFVSILAIFLFFFSLSLAGMFDLGLSLTSAGGGLAQKEGYAGSFFTGVLATVVATPCTAPLMGAAIGFALTQPTWITFAIFTSLALGLASPYLILSARPEWTKILPRPGAWMETLKQLTSVPLFGTVIWLSWLYAKLFPSALGIDNLAWLLVGLLVVAIAGWVLYRWPAGWKSTLVAALIAVFAASVPFLMREKPEAHAVWQPYSHEAIAAARAAHHPVFVDFTAAWCLSCQVNERLVLNSTDVQERFHERNVTLLKADWTQYDPAITAELAAVHRNGVPTYVVYPADAAKEPEVLPEVLSKDIVVSALDRNLK; encoded by the coding sequence ATGCGATTTTTCCGCCCCATTGTTGCGTCGGTTCTTTTTGCCTTAGGCGTGGGTGCCCAGGCTGGTTCTCAGATCACAGCTGTCGGCAACGGTGGTCCTGGTCCGTTCAAGGCCGATCACCTCACGGTCGAACTGATCGCATCGCAGCATGAGATTGCACAGGGCGGGGAAGTTACACTTGGCCTCGTCTTTACGCTGGAAGAACACTGGCACGTCTACTGGAAGAACGCGGGCGACTCAGGTGAACCTCCGAAAGCAGTTTGGACCGTCCCGCACGACCTCACCGTAGACGAGCTACGTTTTCCCGCGCCGCAGCGTTTACCTTTGGCGCCGCTTATGGATTTTGGGTACGAAGACGCGGTCACCTTTCCCATCACCGTTCATGCCGCCAAGAACGCCAAACTCTCCACCAAACCGATTCATCTGACTGCCAAGGTCGACTGGCTCGTCTGCAGCAATCGCTGCCTCCCCGGCAAAGCCAATCTAGGCATCGATCTTAAGATCGTTCCCGCCGTGCAGGCTGAGCGAGTGAAGACCGACTCCACCGCGGCCATGGCCGTTGGGCCTCTTGCCTCTGCGCTCTCGCATCTGCCTAAGCCGTTGCTGGCTGACTTCCGCACGGAAGTTGTCGGCACGCCCAAGGAGTTCGTCCTAACGTTCCACACTGGCACCAAGGAGACGGATGGGGAGTTCTATCCCTTCGTTCAGGACCAGATCCTCAACGCCGCCGATCAAGAGACGGAGCCGTTGGACGACGGTATTCGCATCCATATTCAACGCTCGCCGGATCTGAAGGAACTGCCCAAGACCCTTCACGGCCTCGTCAAACTCTCCGACGACGAATCGTACGAGATCGATTCGCCCATTAAACCCGGCACGGCAGCACCCAAGACGTCCGCAACCTCGGCGACACCCTCCAACGCAATGGGTGCCCTGACCGCCATCGGTCTCGCCTTCCTGGGCGGCATCATCCTCAATCTCATGCCGTGTGTCTTCCCGGTGCTCTTCCTCAAGGCGCTTGCCCTGGTCAAGAATCATGGGGCTGAGCGCAAGGAGGCGTTGCGGCATGGCCTGGTCTACACGCTGGGCATCGTGGTCTCGTTCTGGGCGATCCTTGCCATACTGCTGGCATTGCGCGCGGGCGGAAGCGAACTTGGCTGGGGCTTCCAGATGCAGTCGCCAGGATTCGTCTCCATCCTTGCGATCTTCCTCTTCTTTTTCTCGCTCTCACTCGCGGGCATGTTCGATCTCGGTCTTTCGCTGACCAGTGCGGGCGGCGGTCTGGCGCAGAAAGAAGGCTATGCCGGAAGCTTCTTCACCGGGGTTCTTGCCACCGTGGTGGCCACTCCCTGCACGGCTCCGCTCATGGGCGCGGCCATTGGCTTTGCTCTGACGCAGCCTACGTGGATCACGTTTGCCATCTTTACATCCCTCGCGCTGGGCCTTGCGTCGCCCTACCTCATCCTCAGCGCTCGCCCGGAGTGGACCAAAATCCTTCCCCGTCCTGGTGCATGGATGGAGACGCTCAAGCAACTCACCTCTGTCCCGCTCTTCGGTACGGTCATCTGGCTTAGCTGGCTTTATGCCAAGCTCTTCCCTTCAGCCTTGGGCATCGATAATTTGGCATGGCTGCTCGTCGGTCTGCTTGTGGTCGCCATTGCGGGATGGGTACTCTATCGCTGGCCCGCGGGCTGGAAGAGCACGCTGGTCGCCGCTCTTATTGCGGTCTTCGCCGCGTCTGTACCGTTCCTGATGCGCGAGAAGCCCGAAGCCCACGCCGTCTGGCAGCCCTACTCGCACGAAGCCATCGCTGCAGCACGCGCCGCGCATCACCCGGTCTTTGTGGACTTCACCGCGGCATGGTGCCTGAGCTGCCAGGTGAACGAGCGCCTCGTTCTCAACTCCACCGATGTGCAGGAGCGCTTTCACGAACGGAACGTGACCCTGCTCAAGGCCGACTGGACACAGTACGATCCTGCCATCACGGCAGAGCTGGCTGCGGTGCATCGCAACGGCGTGCCCACGTACGTGGTCTATCCTGCAGATGCTGCGAAAGAACCAGAAGTGCTCCCCGAAGTTCTGAGCAAAGATATCGTTGTCTCCGCGCTGGATCGCAACCTGAAGTAG
- a CDS encoding anti-sigma factor produces MGNRREFTSDDLALYAMQLLEPEEMRAVEAFLATSAEAREELARTSGDLAAFALSAEAHEPPAAARQRLLKQVAREKKAVPFAAFDSNVDRQTAAPTQIFRSLESDSFETGRGSFERDERFEDPKRGVFGLVFPWVGWGAAAALALFSLSIYKERDSLREKVGTQAAALSTASESTERAQLVLDTIVSASTQRFTLTKTDVKPPSTGRVLYLAARGSLVFQGSNLDPLPAEKTYELWLIPSGEGGQPIPAGTFKPDQRGYASVILSDLPKGIVASKFGVTIEEDGGAQTPTIPIVMIGQ; encoded by the coding sequence ATGGGAAACCGCAGAGAATTTACCTCCGATGACCTGGCGCTGTATGCCATGCAACTTCTGGAGCCAGAGGAAATGCGTGCCGTAGAAGCTTTTCTGGCAACGTCGGCGGAAGCGCGCGAAGAACTCGCACGAACCAGCGGCGATCTTGCCGCCTTTGCCCTGAGCGCCGAGGCGCACGAGCCGCCAGCCGCAGCACGACAGAGATTATTAAAACAGGTAGCACGTGAGAAGAAAGCAGTTCCATTTGCAGCCTTCGACTCCAACGTCGACCGTCAGACAGCCGCACCGACACAAATCTTTCGTTCACTGGAAAGCGATTCCTTTGAGACCGGGAGGGGGAGTTTCGAGCGCGACGAGAGATTCGAAGATCCAAAGCGTGGTGTGTTTGGCCTTGTCTTCCCCTGGGTAGGTTGGGGAGCTGCAGCGGCATTGGCGCTCTTCAGTCTGTCCATCTACAAAGAACGCGACAGCTTACGGGAGAAAGTAGGAACCCAGGCTGCAGCGCTTTCTACCGCGAGCGAAAGTACAGAGCGGGCGCAACTGGTGCTCGATACGATCGTGAGCGCCTCCACCCAGCGCTTTACCCTGACGAAGACGGACGTAAAACCGCCTTCCACAGGACGTGTTCTCTATTTAGCCGCCCGGGGGTCGTTGGTCTTCCAGGGAAGCAATCTTGATCCGCTCCCTGCAGAGAAGACCTACGAACTGTGGTTGATTCCTTCTGGCGAAGGCGGGCAGCCTATCCCGGCTGGAACCTTCAAGCCAGACCAGCGTGGATACGCCAGCGTGATTCTTTCCGATCTTCCGAAGGGTATCGTCGCCAGCAAGTTTGGCGTAACCATTGAAGAAGACGGCGGTGCACAGACTCCCACCATTCCGATTGTGATGATCGGACAGTAA
- a CDS encoding L-threonylcarbamoyladenylate synthase, producing MTAEMLRINADEPEPELVQHVVRCLESGMVAAIPTDTFYGLAVDPVNLRAVEQIYELKGRAKHKPLSLLIADTAHAYELARDVDTAFDKLAEKFWPGPLTIIVKAGSRLPLRVTAHTGNVALRVPEAAIPRAIVKKLGLPITATSANLRGLPECNYAACVRDQLGGQIPLIVDGGPTARSIATTIVDLSGGGNSWMILREGAIPTHEIALALQH from the coding sequence TTGACCGCAGAGATGTTACGTATCAACGCCGACGAGCCCGAGCCCGAACTCGTGCAGCACGTCGTCCGCTGCCTGGAGAGTGGCATGGTTGCCGCTATCCCGACAGACACCTTCTACGGCCTGGCCGTTGACCCGGTCAACCTCCGTGCCGTGGAACAGATCTACGAGCTGAAGGGCCGCGCTAAGCACAAGCCACTCTCCCTCCTCATCGCAGATACCGCCCACGCCTACGAACTGGCTCGCGATGTAGACACCGCCTTCGATAAGCTCGCAGAGAAATTCTGGCCCGGTCCTTTGACGATCATCGTGAAGGCGGGCTCTCGCCTCCCTCTACGCGTCACCGCGCACACCGGCAATGTGGCTCTCCGCGTTCCTGAAGCAGCCATCCCTCGCGCCATCGTCAAGAAACTGGGTCTTCCCATCACCGCGACCTCGGCCAACCTGCGTGGTCTGCCCGAGTGCAATTACGCCGCCTGCGTGCGCGACCAACTCGGTGGCCAGATTCCCCTGATCGTCGATGGAGGGCCCACGGCCCGGTCCATTGCCACCACCATCGTCGACCTCTCCGGCGGCGGCAACTCCTGGATGATCCTCCGCGAAGGTGCGATTCCTACGCACGAGATCGCCCTCGCCCTCCAGCACTAA
- a CDS encoding YdcF family protein: MAARRRYAGETKKSHPLWMFFLFVLLLCIAWCGWVYFQINRVARGDEARGADAIAVFGAAQYLGHPSPVYHARLDHAVTLYRRSIAPIVITLGGSGDKRSGATEGGVGRDYLLANGIPFDHIIAETRSIDTEQQAESLATIAHVRGLHRIVVVSDSTHLFRIRELCHEQGLDVLTSPRPTLGRISAYDAFTRTMHEIFSYTFLRMHLNIGWLHRWLEGREDAG; the protein is encoded by the coding sequence ATGGCCGCACGTCGCAGATATGCCGGAGAGACGAAGAAATCACATCCCCTCTGGATGTTTTTTCTATTCGTCCTGCTTCTTTGCATCGCGTGGTGCGGCTGGGTCTATTTTCAAATTAACCGCGTCGCTCGCGGGGATGAAGCCCGTGGGGCAGACGCGATCGCCGTCTTTGGCGCGGCGCAGTATCTCGGCCATCCCTCGCCGGTCTACCACGCGCGCCTGGACCACGCCGTGACCCTCTACCGCCGAAGCATCGCCCCCATCGTCATTACTCTTGGCGGCAGTGGCGACAAGCGCTCCGGCGCCACGGAGGGGGGCGTCGGCCGGGATTATCTCCTCGCCAACGGGATTCCTTTCGACCACATCATCGCGGAAACCCGCTCCATCGACACCGAGCAGCAGGCGGAAAGCCTTGCTACTATCGCCCACGTCAGAGGTCTGCATCGTATTGTCGTCGTCAGCGACTCCACCCATCTCTTCCGCATACGCGAACTCTGCCACGAGCAGGGACTGGATGTGCTGACCTCGCCACGTCCCACGCTGGGCCGGATCTCTGCCTACGACGCTTTTACCCGCACCATGCACGAGATCTTCAGTTACACCTTCCTCCGCATGCACCTGAACATCGGCTGGCTCCATCGCTGGCTCGAAGGCAGGGAAGACGCCGGGTAG